The following are encoded in a window of Colletotrichum lupini chromosome 3, complete sequence genomic DNA:
- a CDS encoding ATP synthase F1, with the protein MLSRAARPALRAAAAAPSRVTASAPTNAANFATLREIEGRLKSIRNIEKITKTMKIVASTKLNRAQKAMSDSRVYGATSNEVFDSAETKPLEGEGKRELIIICSSDKGLCGGIHSGLSRTIRREFAEKNATADLVILGEKCKAQLQRTNAKDIRLSFAGVGKDVPTFADASAIADQIVQLAGDYSSIKILHNKFINATSYEPVTIEAFSEEAITQSPNFSAFEVDEELIPNLREYALANSIYWALAEGHACEISARRNAMDNASKNAGEMIQKYQILFNRTRQAVITGELVEIITGATASEDM; encoded by the exons ATGCTTTCCCGGGCGGCGAGACCAGCTCTGCGAGCTGCGGCTGCGGCTCCCTCGCG AGTTACGGCCAGCGCGCCCACCAACGCTGCCAACTTCGCGACCCTCCGTGAAATCGAAGGCCGCCTCAAGTCCATTCGCAACATCGAGAAGATCACCAAGACGATGAAGATTGTCGCCTCGACCAAGCTCAACCGTGCCCAGAAGGCCATGTCCGACTCTCGCGTCTACGGCGCCACCTCCAACGAGGTCTTCGACTCCGCCGAGACCAAGCCCCTCGAGGGCGAGGGCAAGAGAGAGCTCATCATCATCTGCTCCTCCGACAAGGGTCTCTGCGGTGGTATTCACTCTGGTCTCTCCCGTACCATCCGTCGCGAGTTCGCCGAGAAGAACGCCACCGCCGACCTCGTCATCCTCGGCGAGAAGTGCAAGGCCCAGCTTCAGCGCACCAACGCCAAGGACATCCGTCTCTCCTTCGCCGGCGTCGGCAAGGACGTCCCCACCTTTGCTGATGCATCTGCCATCGCCGACCAGATCGTTCAGCTCGCTGGCGACTACTCCTCCATCAAGATCCTCCACAACAAGTTCATCAACGCCACCAGCTACGAGCCTGTCACTATTGAGGCATTTTCCGAGGAGGCCATCACCCAGTCTC CCAACTTCTCCGCCTTCGAGGTCGATGAGGAGCTCATCCCCAACCTCCGCGAGTACGCTCTTGCCAACTCCATCTACTGGGCTCTGGCTGAGGGTCACGCCTGCGAGATCTCTGCCCGTAGAAACGCCATGGAC AACGCCTCCAAGAACGCTGGTGAGATGATCCAGAAGTACCAGATTCTCTTCAACCGTACCCGTCAAGCCGTCATTACCGGAGAGTTGGTTGAGATTATCACTGGTGCCACTGCCTCCGAGGACATGTAA
- a CDS encoding cytochrome P450: protein MGLVDHALEYLTLKVILVFGAIAWGLWVAVKRFDETIRLRRLAPGTRGQSLNARFPGGIDFIFKAVRGTMTHKNVEFWKDMLSKVKGWTGEKRILGLRIVFTADPENIKAILATQFSDYGKGEPFHQEWKEFLGDSIFTTDGDQWHASRQLIRPQFIKDRVSDLHCFESHIQTLFKAIANGGALDGEDQVVNMDAVDGKVMDVSDLFFRYTLDVATDFLLGQDVKSLSTVKQEFAEAFNEVQRVQNILARAAKLKPFIPLFSFRAGLNVMNDFVNKFIERALRLSPEELASKTKSDQGYTFLHELASFTRDRKVLRDQLVAVLLAGRDTTAASLSWTLYELGRHPEVVRKLRAEIIEQVGLDREPTYADLKNMKYLQNVMNEVLRLYPVVPFNVRLALKDTTLPVGGGPDGTLPLAVCKDTPIGYSTLLMQRREDLYPPVSETFAHPETFSPERWYHWQPKPWTYIPFNGGPRICIGQQFALTEMSYTLCRLFQRFERVESYMDAVDGGKPTLKAEIVLQPGDGVKVAFWRAKQG from the exons ATGGGTCTAGTAGACCATGCCCTCGAGTACCTTACTCTCAAAGTCATCTTGGTCTTTGGCGCAATAGCTTGGGGTTTATGGGTAGCCGTCAAGCGCTTCGATGAGACCATACGGCTGCGCCGCCTGGCACCCGGCACTCGTGGCCAGTCCCTCAATGCCCGTTTCCCCGGTG GCATCGACTTCATCTTCAAGGCCGTCCGCGGGACAATGACACACAAGAACGTCGAGTTCTGGAAGGACATGCTCTCCAAAGTCAAGGGCTGGACCGGCGAGAAGAGGATTCTCGGCCTGCGCATTGTCTTCACCGCCGACCCGGAGAACATCAAAGCCATCCTCGCAACCCAGTTCTCCGACTACGGCAAGGGCGAGCCCTTCCATCAGGAATGGAAGGAGTTCCTTGGCGACAGCATCTTCACCACCGACGGTGACCAATGGCACGCCAGCCGGCAGCTCATCCGACCTCAATTCATCAAGGATCGCGTCAGTGACTTGCACTGCTTTGAGTCGCATATCCAGACCTTGTTCAAGGCTATTGCCAATGGCGGTGCCTTGGATGGAGAGGATCAGGTCGTCAACATGGATGCTGTTGACGGCAAGGTCATGGACGTCTCGGACCTCTTCTTTCGATACACCTTGGACGTGGCCACCGACTTCCTCCTGGGCCAGGATGTAAAGTCTCTCTC GACCGTCAAGCAAGAGTTCGCCGAAGCCTTCAACGAAGTCCAGCGCGTCCAAAACATCCTCGCCCGCGCCGCCAAACTGAAACCCTTCATCCCCCTCTTCTCCTTCCGCGCCGGCCTCAACGTAATGAACGACTTTGTCAACAAGTTCATCGAGCGCGCCCTCCGCCTGAGCCCCGAGGAGCTCGCCTCCAAGACGAAATCTGACCAAGGGTACACCTTCCTCCATGAGCTCGCCAGCTTCACCCGAGATCGCAAAGTCCTCCGCGACCAGCTCGTCGCCGTCCTCCTGGCCGGCCGCgacaccaccgccgcctccCTTTCCTGGACTCTATACGAGCTGGGCCGCCACCCGGAAGTCGTCCGCAAGCTCCGCGCCGAGATCATCGAGCAGGTCGGCCTCGACCGTGAACCCACGTACGCCGACCTCAAGAACATGAAGTACCTCCAAAACGTCATGAACGAGGTTCTCCGCCTCTACCCCGTCGTCCCCTTCAACGTCCGCCTCGCCCTCAAGGACACGACCCTCCCCGTCGGCGGCGGGCCCGACGGCACCTTACCGCTCGCCGTGTGCAAGGACACGCCGATCGGGTACTCCACGCTCCTGATGCAGCGCCGCGAGGACCTGTACCCGCCCGTGTCCGAGACGTTTGCGCACCCGGAGACCTTCTCGCCCGAGCGGTGGTACCACTGGCAGCCCAAGCCGTGGACGTATATCCCCTTCAACGGCGGTCCCCGGATCTGCATCGGGCAGCAGTTTGCGCTGACGGAGATGAGTTATACGCTGTGCCGGCTGTTTCAGAGGTTTGAGAGGGTGGAGAGTTACATGGATGCCGTTGACGGCGGGAAGCCGACGCTCAAGGCGGAGATTGTGCTGCAACCTGGGGATGGCGTAAAGGTTGCTTTTTGGAGGGCGAAGCAGGGGTGA
- a CDS encoding eukaryotic DNA topoisomerase I: MSSSDDDAPLARSNGHISASRISKADDIAMDRTASKARAAPPGLSIRNGPVEDDDAMDVDGPSTNGKRKSRSSLPKVNYKDETEDSDDDAPLAKRQKTKVKAPETDSDDEPLTSKRGKNLPPSYRETALPDESSDDDQPLGARLAQKKADIEKAAAKEARNIRASEAKAKKATPKKAKKEESSDDDVPLARSGAKKRQSNGARKSNGVKSESDSDMPIARKAAAKKATPAKATAAKGKAAAAPAKKGAKAKAESEAPEDEEEEEYEWWNAPKKEDDSVKWKTLEHNGVMFPPEYQPLPKNVRLLYDGKPVNLPVEAEEVAGFFGAMLNSKHNVDNPVFQKNFFDDFKAVLKESGQATDKQGNKVDIKDFMKMDFEPIFNYYEQQSAIRKNRTAAEKKAIKAEKDETEAPFMYCKWDGRKEKVGNFRVEPPSLFRGRGEHPKTGKLKKRVYPEQITINIGKDAKVPTPPKGHKWKAVVHDNKATWLAMWQENINGAYKYVMLGAASAIKGQSDMKKFEKARELKKHIDKIRRDYTKDLKSEVMADRQRATAVYLIDKFALRAGNEKDSENEAETVGCCSLKYEHITLREPNTVIFDFLGKDSIRFYDEVTVEKQVFKNLKLFKKSPKTDGDDIFDRLTTTQLNNHLKNYMPGLTAKVFRTYNASFTMSTLLQKLVDHKNLTIAEKVKLYNDCNREVAILCNHKRTVGAAHEAQMEKLGDRIKGLRYQQWRLKQMMLQIDNKVKKKKGAEYFARPEELTDEWILEHQKFLVEEQRTKIEKKFQKDNEKRLADGEKPFPDKERKERLKAADELAAKFKKENKSKKVEPEGRGPTVEKLVEQAKKIDDRVKTLELQAADRDGNKEVALSTSKINYIDPRLTVVFAKKFDVPIEKFFSKTLREKFSWAIKSVEDDDWEF; this comes from the exons ATGAGTTCCTCAGACGACGACGCACCTCTTGCGAGGTCGAACGGACATA TTTCTGCATCGAGGATATCGAAAGCCGACGACATCGCCATGGACAGAACCGCCTCCAAGGCACGAGCGGCCCCGCCCGGTCTCTCTATCCGCAATGGACCCGTAGAGGATGACGATGCGATGGACGTCGATGGCCCATCGACGAACGGCAAGCGCAAGTCTCGTTCATCATTGCCCAAGGTCAATTACAAGGACGAAACCGAAGATAGCGACGACGATGCTCCTTTG GCCAAGCGACAAAAGACCAAGGTCAAGGCACCAGAAACGGATTCGGACGACGAACCTCTCACTTCGAAGAGGGGCAAGAACCTGCCTCCTTCCTACCGGGAGACAGCCTTGCCCGACGAATCCTCCGATGATGATCAGCCATTGGGCGCCAGGCTCGCGCAAAAGAAGGCGGACATTGAGAAGGCAGCCGCCAAGGAGGCTCGCAACATTCGTGCCAGCGAGGCCAAGGCAAAGAAGGCAACCCCGAAGAAGGCGAAAAAGGAAGAGTCCTCCGACGACGATGTGCCTTTGGCCAGGTCAGGAGCAAAGAAGCGCCAATCGAACGGCGCCAGAAAGTCAAATGGGGTCAAATCCGAATCCGACTCCGATATGCCTATCGCAAGAAAGGCTGCAGCGAAGAAGGCCACCCCGGCCAAGGCTACGGCAGCAAAGGGCAAGGCTGCCGCAGCACCAGCCAAGAAGGGAGCAAAGGCCAAGGCGGAAAGCGAGGCTCCTgaagacgaggaggaggaagagtaCGAATGGTGGAACGCCCCTAAGAAGGAGGATGACAGCGTCAAGTGGAAGACCTTGGAGCACAACGGCGTCATGTTCCCACCCGAATACCAGCCCCTCCCCAAGAACGTCAGACTGCTCTACGATGGCAAGCCGGTCAACCTGCCCGTCGAGGCCGAAGAAGTTGCCGGTTTCTTCGGAGCGATGCTTAACTCTAAGCACAATGTCGACAATCCCGTCTTCCAGAAGAACTTCTTCGACGATTTCAAGGCCGTTCTCAAGGAGTCAGGCCAAGCAACCGACAAGCAAGGCAACAAGGTCGACATCAAGGACTTCATGAAGATGGACTTCGAGCCCATCTTCAATTACTACGAGCAACAGAGCGCCATCAGAAAGAATCGGACAGCTGCAGAGAAGAAGGCAATCAAGGCTGAGAAGGATGAGACGGAAGCTCCCTTCATGTACTGCAAGTGGGATGGCCGCAAGGAAAAGGTTGGCAACTTCCGCGTTGAACCTCCAAGTCTATTCCGCGGCCGTGGCGAGCACCCAAAGACTGGAAAGCTCAAGAAGCGAGTGTATCCTGAGCAAATCACCATCAACATTGGCAAGGACGCCAAGGTTCCGACACCGCCCAAGGGTCACAAGTGGAAGGCGGTTGTTCACGACAACAAGGCTACTTGGCTGGCTATGTGGCAGGAGAACATCAACGGTGCATACAAGTACGTGATGCTTGGCGCTGCCAGTGCGATCAAGGGTCAGAGCGACATGAAGAAGTTTGAAAAGGCAAGAGAACTCAAGAAGCACATCGACAAGATTCGAAGGGATTACACGAAGGATCTCAAGAGCGAGGTCATGGCGGACCGACAAAGAGCCACGGCCGTGTACCTGATTGACAAGTTTGCTCTCAGAGCTGGCAACGAGAAGGACTCTGAGAACGAAGCCGAGACCGTCGGCTGCTGCTCCCTCAAGTATGAGCATATCACCCTGCGCGAGCCCAATACCGTCATCTTTGACTTCCTCGGAAAGGACAGTATTCGATTCTACGATGAGGTCACTGTTGAGAAGCAGGTCTTCAAGAACTTGAAGCTCTTCAAGAAGTCGCCCAAGACTGACGGTGACGACATTTTCGACCGCCTGACCACTACGCAGCTGAACAACCATCTCAAGAACTACATGCCGGGCCTGACAGCAAAGGTGTTCCGTACCTACAACGCGTCCTTCACCATGTCCACTCTCCTCCAGAAGCTTGTCGATCACAAGAACCTGACGATTGCGGAGAAGGTGAAGCTGTACAACGACTGCAACCGTGAGGTAGCCATTCTTTGCAACCACAAGCGCACTGTCGGTGCTGCCCACGAGGCACAGATGGAGAAACTCGGCGACCGCATCAAGGGCCTCCGGTATCAGCAATGGCGCCTGAAGCAGATGATGCTTCAGATCGACAACAaggtgaagaagaagaagggtgCCGAATACTTTGCTCGCCCCGAAGAGTTGACCGATGAGTGGATCCTCGAGCACCAAAAGTTCTTGGTGGAAGAGCAGCGCACCAAGATTGAGAAGAAATTCCAAAAGGACAACGAGAAACGCCTGGCCGATGGCGAGAAGCCTTTCCCCGATAAGGAGCGTAAGGAGCGCCTTAAGGCTGCGGACGAGCTCGCCGCCAAGTTCAAGAAAGAGAACAAGTCCAAGAAGGTCGAGCCGGAAGGCCGAGGCCCTACGGTTGAGAAGCTTGTTGAGCAGGCCAAGAAGATTGATGACAGAGTCAAGACTTTGGAGCTTCAGGCTGCTGATCGTGATGGCAACAAGGAGGTTGCCTTGAGCACCTCCAAGATC AACTACATTGATCCGCGCCTTACGGTTGTCTTTGCCAAGAAGTTTGACGTTCCTATTGAGAAGTTCTTCTCCAAGACGCTGCGCGAAAAGTTCAGCTGGGCCATCAAGTCTGTTGAGGATGATGACTGGGAGTTCTGA
- a CDS encoding aromatic amino acid aminotransferase — translation MYSRAARRGLNGSVCRASSEPLSAAAAPPRTPSRLTDLRRRSRERAPATWEPVASQRPFHSKSSDRSVADAVPVERKATFEKRQQPSPFDGVRERRAKAGKLIAGVAAASDSDMFKAPAVGKPKSKRWDHHLSKESLSRHPCSLKQAARHLKKPGLISLGGGLPSSAYFPFASLSVRVPTAPHFSEADTIGAHGQDITVGKYDVRDAPDAEYDLSIALNYTQSTGSAQMMRFVTEHTELVYNPPYADWQCCQTVGSTAALEQTLRMFCDKDRKDAVLTEEYSFSTALETIAPLGVKAVGVPVDAEGLLPDAMDEMLSAWDPAARGGHSKPHLLYTVPSGQNPTGATQSAARRRAIYAVAQKHDLYIVEDEPYYFLQMQPYAGPDASAPAAPPPSSVDEFLGALIPSLLSMDTDGRVLRMDSFSKVLVPGSRLGWVTASAQVIERFVRHAEVANQGPSGFSQIAVWKLLDETWGHEGYLQWLMNLRVEYTQRRDWLLAACERHLPRDIVSWTPPAAGMFLWLKIDHTAHPDSDASRPLLEIEEEIFNSCIEKGVLCARGSWFRTEQDTPLKDLFFRATFASASEQDMDKAIQRLGAAIKESFRVV, via the exons ATGTACTCAAGAGCCGCTCGCCGTGGCCTCAATGGCTCCGTCTGCCGGGCCTCCTCTGAGCCCTTATCAGCAGCTGCTGCCCCTCCTCGCACCCCATCTCGACTTACAGATCTCCGGCGCCGGAGCCGGGAACGCGCCCCGGCGACATGGGAGCCCGTCGCCTCTCAGCGCCCGTTTCACTCAAAGTCGAGTGACAGGTCCGTGGCAGACGCCGTCCCCGTGGAGAGGAAAGCAACCTTTGAGAAGAGACAGCAGCCGTCGCCGTTCGATGGCGTCCGGGAACGCAGGGCCAAGGCCGGCAAGCTGATTGCGGGTGTGGCCGCCGCCTCAGACAGCGATATGTTCAAGGCTCCC GCCGTTGGGAAACCCAAATCAAAGCGATGGGACC ATCACCTTTCCAAAGAGTCCCTCTCCCGCCACCCCTGCTCCCTCAAACAAGCCGCCCGCCACCTCAAGAAACCGGGCCTCATCTCCCTCGGCGGCGGTCTCCCCTCGAGCGCCTACTTCCCCTTCGCCTCCCTCTCCGTCCGCGTCCCCACGGCCCCGCACTTCTCCGAAGCCGACACCATCGGCGCCCACGGCCAAGACATCACCGTCGGCAAATACGACGTCCGCGACGCACCCGACGCCGAATACGACCTCTCCATCGCCCTAAACTACACCCAGTCCACCGGCTCCGCCCAAATGATGCGCTTCGTCACAGAACACACCGAGCTCGTCTACAACCCTCCCTACGCCGACTGGCAGTGCTGCCAGACCGTCGGCAGCACCGCCGCCCTCGAGCAGACGCTGCGCATGTTCTGCGACAAAGACCGCAAAGACGCCGTCCTGACGGAGGAGTACAGCTTCTCCACCGCGCTCGAGACCATTGCCCCGCTCGGCGTAAAGGCCGTCGGCGTCCCCGTCGACGCCGAGGGCCTGCTGCCGGACGCCATGGACGAGATGCTCTCTGCCTGGGACCCGGCGGCGCGGGGCGGGCACAGCAAGCCGCACCTGCTGTATACCGTCCCCTCGGGCCAGAACCCCACGGGGGCGACGCAGTCCGCGGCCCGGCGGCGCGCCATCTACGCCGTGGCGCAGAAGCACGACCTCTACATCGTCGAAGACGAGCCGTACTACTTCCTGCAGATGCAGCCCTACGCCGGACCCGACGCCTCTGCGCCGGCGGCCCCGCCCCCGTCCTCCGTCGACGAGTTCCTCGGCGCGCTGATCCCCTCCCTGCTGAGCATGGACACGGACGGCCGCGTGCTCCGGATGGACTCCTTCTCCAAGGTCCTCGTGCCCGGTTCCCGGCTGGGCTGGGTGACGGCCTCGGCGCAGGTGATTGAGCGCTTCGTCCGCCACGCCGAGGTCGCGAACCAGGGGCCCTCGGGGTTCTCGCAGATCGCCGTGTGGAAGCTGCTCGACGAGACCTGGGGCCACGAGGGGTACCTCCAGTGGCTGATGAACCTGCGCGTGGAGTACACGCAGCGCCGCGACTGGCTGCTCGCCGCGTGCGAGAGGCATCTCCCCCGTGACATCGTGAGCTGGACGCCCCCCGCGGCCGGCATGTTT CTATGGCTCAAAATAGACCACACCGCCCACCCGGACAGCGACGCCAGCCGCCCCCTCCTCGAGATCGAGGAGGAAATCTTCAACTCGTGCATCGAAAAGGGCGTCCTCTGCGCCCGCGGCTCGTGGTTCCGCACCGAGCAGGACACCCCGCTCAAGGATCTCTTCTTCCGCGCCACGTTCGCCTCGGCCAGCGAGCAGGATATGGATAAGGCGATTCAGAGGCTGGGAGCTGCCATCAAAGAGAGTTTCCGAGTTGTGTGA
- a CDS encoding glycosyl hydrolase family 16 — protein sequence MLFSRRLFAGLTALATTASAQTYSSCNPLQQTTCPADTALGMAIHVDFTQGAVNSFAASGNPTYGSDGVTFSVAASGQAPQLMSLFYIMFGRVEITLKAATGAGIVSSLVLQSDTLDEIDMEWLGADPTEVQSNYFGKGDVTTYNRGQFHQTSKNNQENFMKYTIDWTSERIVFSVDGTVVRTLKESEADTNQYPQSPMQVKFGSWSGGDPANAAGTIDWARGPTDFSKGPFHMVVKDVSITDYSTGKEYKYTDTTGNWGSIQAVDGQVNGNLGKASQVTYTASAAAETGSPAPTVPRGGIGADESASATQTGWPWVASARPTGGSVPDGWRMTSEGKIIPDGAGSSVRPSCLVLVVSFAVGIFALTGR from the exons ATGCTCTTCTCAAGGAGACTATTCGCCGGCCTGACGGCGTTGGCAACAACAGCTTCAGCTCAGACGTATTCATCGTGTAACCCCCTCCAACAAA CAACATGTCCCGCCGACACAGCTCTCGGCATGGCCATCCACGTCGACTTCACCCAGGGCGCCGTCAACTCCTTCGCCGCATCAGGTAACCCGACCTACGGCTCCGACGGCGTGACCTTCAGCGTCGCCGCCTCGGGCCAGGCGCCGCAACTCATGTCCCTCTTCTACATCATGTTCGGCCGCGTCGAAATCACCCTGAAAGCCGCCACCGGCGCCGGCATCGTCAGCTCCCTCGTCCTGCAGTCCGACACCCTCGACGAGATCGACATGGAGTGGCTCGGCGCCGACCCGACAGAGGTGCAGTCAAACTACTTTGGTAAAGGCGACGTGACGACCTACAACCGCGGCCAGTTCCACCAGACCAGCAAGAACAACCAGGAGAATTTCATGAAGTACACCATCGACTGGACCTCGGAGCGCATCGTCTTCTCCGTCGACGGCACCGTCGTCCGCACCTTGAAGGAATCCGAGGCCGATACAAACCAGTACCCGCAGTCGCCCATGCAGGTCAAATTCGGCTCCTGGTCCGGCGGCGACCCGGCCAACGCCGCCGGCACGATCGACTGGGCCCGCGGACCGACGGACTTCTCCAAGGGGCCCTTCCACATGGTCGTCAAGGACGTTTCGATCACGGACTACTCGACGGGTAAAGAGTACAAGTACACCGACACCACGGGCAACTGGGGCTCCATCCAGGCCGTCGACGGCCAGGTCAACGGGAACCTGGGGAAGGCGAGCCAGGTCACCTACACCGCCAGCGCGGCCGCCGAGACGGGTTCCCCCGCGCCCACGGTGCCCCGCGGCGGTATCGGCGCCGACGAGTCGGCCTCCGCTACGCAGACGGGTTGGCCTTGGGTCGCGAGCGCGAGACCTACGGGCGGTTCTGTGCCGGACGGATGGCGCATGACGTCCGAGGGCAAGATTATTCCCGACGGCGCGGGCAGCTCGGTGCGTCCTTCGTGTCTGGTCTTGGTGGTGTCGTTTGCTGTCGGTATTTTCGCTTTGACGGGGCGGTAG